One genomic segment of Eikenella corrodens includes these proteins:
- the rpsO gene encoding 30S ribosomal protein S15 — MALTVEQKAQIIKDFQRKEGDTGSSEVQIALLTFRINDLAPHFKANPKDFHSRRGLLKMVSARRRLLAYLRNTDVDTYRDVITRLNLRK; from the coding sequence ATGGCATTAACCGTAGAACAAAAAGCGCAAATCATCAAAGATTTCCAGCGCAAAGAAGGCGATACCGGCTCTTCTGAAGTGCAAATCGCTCTCTTGACTTTCCGCATCAACGATCTGGCTCCGCACTTCAAAGCCAACCCGAAAGATTTCCACAGCCGCCGCGGCCTGTTGAAAATGGTGAGCGCCCGCCGCCGCCTGTTGGCCTACCTGCGCAATACCGATGTGGATACCTACCGCGATGTGATTACCCGCTTGAATCTGCGTAAGTAA
- a CDS encoding IS481 family transposase codes for MNMHKNTRLTPHHRQAIWLAYTQEKESVTSLARRYQVSRVTIYRALKAARGRLLKPQTSTNNRFKQAKYGMKRLAKVERSIQEKLKKQAKRYNKSYPGELVHLDTKRLPLLKGQKATDKRDYLFVAIDDFSRELYAAILPDKTADSAAKFLAEQVIEPCPYLIECVYSDNGSEYKGGANHAFGVTCWENGINQKFTRPARPQTNGKAERVIRTLMEMWHEKQSFDSPEHRQKELCRFVNFYNTVKPHGSLGGDTPFEVLQAYFSQPVV; via the coding sequence ATGAACATGCACAAAAACACCCGTCTCACCCCGCACCACCGCCAAGCCATTTGGCTAGCCTACACGCAGGAGAAGGAAAGCGTCACCTCCCTAGCTCGCCGCTACCAAGTCAGCCGCGTCACCATCTACCGCGCACTTAAAGCCGCAAGGGGCAGGCTGCTCAAACCCCAAACCAGTACCAACAACCGTTTCAAACAGGCAAAGTACGGAATGAAACGCCTGGCCAAGGTAGAACGCAGCATTCAGGAAAAACTTAAAAAGCAGGCCAAACGCTACAATAAATCCTACCCCGGAGAGCTGGTGCATCTCGACACCAAACGGCTGCCGCTGCTCAAAGGGCAGAAAGCTACCGATAAGCGGGATTACCTGTTTGTCGCCATCGACGATTTCTCAAGGGAGCTATACGCTGCCATTTTGCCGGACAAAACCGCAGACAGCGCCGCCAAGTTTCTGGCCGAACAAGTCATCGAACCCTGTCCGTATCTGATCGAGTGTGTATATTCGGACAACGGCAGCGAATACAAAGGAGGGGCAAATCATGCCTTTGGCGTTACCTGTTGGGAAAACGGCATTAATCAAAAGTTTACCCGTCCTGCCCGTCCGCAGACCAACGGTAAGGCGGAGCGGGTTATCCGTACCCTGATGGAGATGTGGCATGAGAAACAGTCGTTTGACAGTCCGGAGCATCGGCAAAAGGAGTTGTGCCGATTTGTTAATTTCTATAATACGGTGAAGCCGCACGGTAGTCTGGGCGGCGATACGCCGTTTGAGGTCTTGCAGGCTTATTTTTCTCAACCTGTGGTGTAA
- a CDS encoding autotransporter outer membrane beta-barrel domain-containing protein: MNKIYNIVYSEERGTWVVCSELERASRKKSSSSSATKLLASAAVIGLGVSALPAAASTCGNGSTVASGGSCDMGTFSATVNDRKVGQALANNGDTVTVTTSDINKITSAGSSFRAGKLRDLFTDPTILQQLGDLQRVNPNQKGETRTVTDPISGSNQTVNVYNNIGFISALDIDSIVATGNDVYVDMRIGTATGSGSKIIASLGDPNAAMVDNSVATNRTATPMPAKDTRMVQAENGASAEWTSKNRIRFEQNVVASDKLSITQTLFQPKTVTFMDGSSHRLDTVQDLINYNNNVLKPAIGTPGFAKPGETQQAAYDRWFNEAAKTQNYKFEQPNPITPTPDSLLPTKEIWVLAATGSGSTATLKNGGQIDHRTGQNTGGGMLAEEGGKAVIEEGANLSGVFSSLVVRGVGSVGENHGVISGGYYASDNFDTSKAGQANKNDVYVEGTTVNATNNGVFKNDGIINVAGFTYPNLNFNNYGIRVNNNATAVNQAGGVINVAVNHTPNNPVHGVRVEDNGTFTGEAGSEIFIGRTAQYSKNAPTTLIGNTSDQVGILVRGNNATVNHDGTITIGKETQGATAVRASNGNASTTVNLGANSVINVLGNATVAGGQPKQNIGVQAQNSGAAQITNAGTINVSGTNAVGENIVAEAGHTAKITNTASSKIIVEETSANTATRNYGIYAEGRGTGKADVVVDGTLTLKGDNVIGAHARGNSVMEVNSNMTTVFDDANNAKNQIAYYIHGGSATANVAALANNTDITTENSTLFRAEAGGTINAASLNVTASGKDAVILASNGKDANANKASTITVNNGTFNLTGNGATVALVSGGATGNLKGTATVADSATGATIGKADGKSYGLENQLIAGSASDNTTKLVSELNTTTNAAGVTGYTAQNSGTVDYSGNLDLKGANSVAVQTLNNGTANLNNATVKANGDALRANAGNNTINVNGGTVTGTTNIFNSVAGTNSLVATNGAVLNGVMSLAAGTSSVELANGTTWNNTGNSTVTSLDNAGTVAFATPITAAVGNYKTITVNGDYTGNNGKLVVNTLWNSDADKDSDHLIIKGTASGTTVVSTPNGIIGNISKTNAQQFSSDVVTVETPSANAPNQQEGQPDSNAIFTGTANTTNAGQAQLVLKSTAGGKNVYAWTLFADPNAGPSTYIYAPAVAGYVLMPQVNQEIGHHTIGTLHERRGENQTLAWDDCARCGEQAKGQTWTRLLGSRLDSDGKERFNFETKMGGFQIGHDFAVHHNDKGGHRLTGGYLAYTRASTDFFDRYRAVNGSISPDHYSGKGTSDAVSLGLSNTYYAANGSYFDLVGQLSWLRNKYQDRDSASVKQNGWGAALSAEIGRPFALGSHANNQGGWLIEPQAQLVYQYVGLKDFNDGIRQVSQDKQHSLRGRLGARLAYNGPSRSLRTNTFYAVANVWHDFIKPHGVDIGEDNVREKRNATWGEVGLGAQLPVSRNAYVYGDARYQHNFGSTSRHGYRGSVGFKYTWK; encoded by the coding sequence ATGAATAAAATTTATAATATCGTGTACTCTGAAGAGCGCGGCACCTGGGTGGTGTGCTCAGAATTGGAGCGTGCTAGCCGGAAGAAGTCTTCCAGTAGCTCTGCCACCAAGCTGCTGGCTTCTGCCGCGGTAATTGGTCTTGGCGTATCTGCTTTGCCCGCAGCGGCTTCTACTTGTGGCAATGGCAGCACTGTAGCCAGCGGTGGCAGCTGTGATATGGGCACATTCAGCGCAACCGTTAATGACCGCAAGGTTGGTCAGGCTTTGGCTAATAATGGTGATACCGTTACTGTAACCACTTCAGATATTAACAAAATCACATCAGCAGGCAGCTCGTTCCGAGCCGGTAAGCTGCGTGATTTATTTACCGATCCAACGATTCTTCAGCAGTTGGGTGATTTGCAGCGTGTGAACCCCAACCAAAAAGGCGAAACCCGTACTGTTACCGACCCAATCAGCGGCAGCAATCAAACCGTTAACGTATACAATAATATTGGCTTTATATCTGCGTTGGACATCGATAGCATCGTGGCGACGGGGAATGATGTTTATGTGGATATGCGCATCGGCACCGCCACCGGCAGCGGCAGCAAAATCATTGCCTCTTTGGGCGATCCCAATGCAGCTATGGTGGATAATTCAGTTGCCACCAACCGTACGGCCACGCCAATGCCTGCAAAAGATACGCGCATGGTGCAGGCTGAAAACGGCGCTTCGGCGGAATGGACGTCTAAAAACCGCATCCGGTTTGAGCAAAATGTGGTTGCATCCGATAAATTATCTATTACCCAGACTTTGTTCCAGCCGAAAACCGTTACCTTTATGGATGGCAGCTCCCATCGGCTCGACACAGTACAAGATCTGATCAATTACAACAACAATGTTTTGAAACCGGCTATCGGCACGCCAGGTTTTGCCAAACCTGGCGAAACCCAACAGGCAGCGTATGACCGTTGGTTCAATGAGGCTGCCAAAACTCAAAATTATAAGTTTGAACAACCTAACCCCATTACGCCCACTCCAGATTCGTTGCTGCCGACCAAAGAAATTTGGGTTTTGGCTGCTACCGGCAGCGGCTCAACTGCTACATTGAAGAATGGTGGTCAAATCGACCATCGTACCGGGCAAAATACCGGTGGCGGTATGTTGGCTGAAGAAGGCGGTAAGGCCGTTATTGAAGAAGGCGCTAATTTGTCAGGCGTCTTCAGCAGCTTGGTTGTGCGTGGTGTGGGTAGTGTCGGTGAAAACCACGGTGTGATTTCTGGCGGCTATTACGCTTCTGATAATTTTGATACCAGTAAAGCCGGTCAGGCCAATAAAAACGATGTTTATGTTGAAGGGACAACAGTTAATGCTACTAATAATGGCGTTTTCAAAAACGACGGTATCATCAACGTTGCCGGCTTCACTTATCCCAACCTAAATTTCAATAACTACGGTATTCGGGTAAACAATAATGCCACAGCTGTAAACCAGGCCGGCGGTGTTATTAACGTTGCGGTGAATCACACGCCGAATAATCCTGTACATGGCGTACGTGTGGAAGATAATGGTACGTTTACGGGCGAAGCCGGCAGCGAAATTTTCATCGGTCGTACCGCACAATATAGCAAGAACGCGCCCACTACCTTAATCGGCAACACCTCCGATCAGGTTGGTATCTTGGTGAGAGGCAACAATGCTACCGTAAATCACGATGGCACTATTACCATCGGTAAGGAAACCCAAGGTGCAACCGCTGTTAGGGCAAGTAATGGCAATGCCTCGACTACGGTTAATTTGGGTGCGAACAGTGTCATTAATGTACTGGGCAATGCTACGGTAGCAGGCGGTCAGCCGAAGCAGAATATCGGTGTTCAAGCACAAAATTCCGGGGCTGCACAAATCACTAATGCCGGCACAATTAATGTGAGCGGCACCAATGCTGTGGGTGAGAATATTGTGGCCGAAGCTGGTCATACGGCCAAGATTACCAATACTGCCAGCAGCAAAATTATCGTGGAAGAAACCAGCGCCAACACTGCTACCCGTAACTACGGCATCTATGCTGAAGGACGAGGCACAGGTAAGGCTGATGTGGTGGTGGATGGTACGCTGACGCTGAAAGGCGATAACGTAATCGGTGCCCATGCGCGCGGCAACTCAGTGATGGAAGTGAATTCGAACATGACAACCGTGTTCGATGACGCCAACAACGCAAAAAACCAAATCGCTTACTATATTCACGGTGGTTCAGCCACCGCCAATGTAGCGGCTTTGGCTAATAATACCGATATTACTACTGAAAACTCCACTCTATTCCGTGCGGAAGCAGGCGGTACCATTAATGCGGCAAGTTTGAACGTAACCGCTTCCGGTAAAGATGCAGTCATCTTGGCCAGCAACGGCAAAGATGCCAATGCCAACAAAGCATCCACCATCACAGTAAATAATGGTACGTTCAACCTCACTGGAAACGGCGCAACTGTTGCGCTGGTGTCCGGCGGTGCGACTGGCAATCTGAAGGGCACGGCAACCGTTGCTGACAGCGCCACTGGTGCCACCATCGGTAAGGCAGATGGCAAAAGCTATGGTTTGGAGAATCAACTGATTGCAGGTAGCGCCAGTGATAACACCACCAAACTGGTTTCTGAGCTGAACACCACTACCAACGCAGCTGGCGTAACCGGATACACCGCACAAAACAGCGGTACAGTAGACTATTCAGGTAACCTTGATCTGAAGGGTGCCAACAGCGTTGCCGTACAAACGCTGAATAACGGTACAGCCAACCTGAACAACGCAACGGTGAAAGCCAATGGTGATGCTTTGCGAGCCAATGCTGGCAACAACACCATCAACGTTAATGGCGGTACGGTAACCGGTACCACCAACATATTCAATTCAGTTGCTGGTACCAACTCTCTCGTTGCCACTAATGGTGCGGTGTTGAATGGTGTTATGTCGCTGGCGGCAGGTACTTCTTCCGTGGAGCTGGCTAACGGTACCACTTGGAACAATACCGGCAATTCCACCGTAACCAGCCTGGATAATGCCGGCACCGTAGCCTTTGCTACACCGATTACCGCTGCTGTTGGCAACTACAAAACCATCACCGTAAACGGCGACTACACCGGCAATAACGGTAAATTGGTGGTGAACACCCTGTGGAACAGCGATGCCGACAAAGATTCTGACCACCTGATCATCAAAGGCACTGCTAGCGGCACTACCGTGGTTAGCACGCCGAACGGCATCATCGGCAACATCAGCAAAACCAACGCCCAGCAATTCTCGTCTGACGTGGTTACTGTAGAAACCCCGAGTGCTAACGCCCCTAATCAGCAAGAAGGTCAGCCTGACAGCAATGCTATCTTTACCGGTACGGCTAATACCACCAATGCCGGCCAAGCTCAGCTTGTATTGAAGAGCACTGCTGGTGGTAAAAACGTGTATGCCTGGACGCTGTTTGCCGACCCCAACGCCGGTCCGTCGACCTACATTTACGCCCCTGCCGTAGCCGGTTATGTGTTGATGCCGCAAGTGAACCAAGAAATTGGCCACCACACCATCGGCACCCTGCACGAGCGCCGTGGCGAGAACCAAACCCTGGCTTGGGATGATTGCGCCCGTTGCGGAGAGCAAGCCAAAGGCCAAACTTGGACCCGCCTCCTGGGCAGCCGCCTCGATAGTGATGGCAAAGAACGCTTCAATTTTGAAACCAAAATGGGCGGCTTCCAGATTGGCCACGACTTCGCTGTTCACCACAATGATAAAGGCGGCCACCGTCTCACCGGCGGCTACCTGGCCTACACCCGAGCCAGTACCGATTTCTTTGACCGCTATCGTGCTGTAAACGGCAGCATCAGCCCTGACCACTACAGCGGCAAAGGCACCTCCGATGCGGTTAGCTTGGGCCTGAGCAACACCTACTATGCCGCCAACGGCAGCTACTTCGACTTGGTTGGCCAGCTGAGCTGGTTGCGTAATAAATACCAAGATCGCGACAGTGCCAGCGTGAAACAAAACGGCTGGGGCGCTGCCCTTTCTGCCGAAATTGGCCGTCCGTTTGCCTTAGGCAGCCATGCCAATAACCAAGGTGGCTGGCTGATTGAGCCGCAGGCACAACTGGTATACCAATACGTTGGTCTCAAAGATTTCAACGACGGTATCCGACAAGTTAGCCAAGACAAGCAGCACAGCTTGCGCGGCCGCCTCGGCGCCCGCTTGGCCTACAACGGCCCCAGCCGCAGCCTGCGTACCAACACCTTCTATGCCGTGGCCAACGTATGGCACGACTTTATCAAGCCGCATGGCGTAGATATTGGTGAAGACAATGTGCGCGAGAAACGCAACGCCACTTGGGGCGAAGTTGGCCTCGGCGCCCAGCTGCCCGTATCCCGCAACGCCTATGTGTATGGCGATGCCCGCTACCAACACAACTTTGGCAGCACCAGCCGCCATGGTTATCGTGGCAGCGTAGGTTTCAAATACACTTGGAAGTAA
- a CDS encoding OmpA family protein: MNQITKTLLLTALATGLSSQAAARDVHHRWCAEEAPVAQPVVAAPQVERINLSADALFRFNQSDAADMLPEGKATLDRLAENLVSRQAHIDSIALTGHTDRLGSEQYNYNLGLRRAQTVKNYLQDKGVQAPISVASAGESQPVTTACTGTRATAALKACLQPDRRVTVDISGTAAQ; the protein is encoded by the coding sequence ATGAATCAGATTACAAAAACCCTCCTCCTCACCGCCTTGGCCACCGGTTTGAGCAGCCAAGCCGCCGCCCGCGACGTGCACCACCGCTGGTGTGCCGAAGAAGCGCCTGTTGCGCAACCCGTTGTGGCAGCGCCGCAAGTTGAGCGCATCAACCTCTCGGCTGATGCCCTGTTCCGCTTCAACCAATCGGATGCCGCCGATATGTTGCCCGAAGGCAAAGCCACCCTCGACCGCTTAGCCGAAAACCTCGTTAGCCGTCAAGCTCATATCGACAGCATTGCCCTCACCGGCCACACCGACCGCCTCGGCAGCGAGCAATACAACTACAATCTCGGCCTGCGGCGTGCTCAAACAGTGAAAAACTATCTGCAGGACAAAGGCGTGCAAGCCCCCATCAGCGTAGCCAGCGCCGGCGAAAGCCAGCCAGTTACTACGGCTTGTACCGGCACCCGTGCTACTGCGGCTCTGAAAGCCTGCCTGCAGCCTGACCGCCGCGTTACTGTGGATATTTCCGGCACAGCAGCGCAATAG
- a CDS encoding PTS transporter subunit IIC, whose protein sequence is MEKLTPKSFMMHLLNGSALGIVVALVPGALLGELFKALTPYCEPLGMLTQMIGATNAMVGIAVGVAIGYMFKFTPIESISVGLATMAAGGAVRFADGIIQLKGTGDIFTMVFTAGIAVGLIVLLRGKVRGYAILVVPVVSLFVAGALGRLAFPYFIAFSQLLGSWIAHLLTLEQTLMAVLIAIAFACLIVSPVSSVGIATAIHLAGVGSGAANLGICACAFSLAVAGRRVNPLGTCAAHFVGSPKLSMPNIVAKPKLLLPIMLNAALAGVLASLFQIQGTEFSAGFGISGLIGPVNHLKLAGWGAGQLAVSLLVFVIVPVAGAFAVDWLFVNKLKWIAPEDYKIDVS, encoded by the coding sequence GTGGAAAAGCTCACCCCAAAATCCTTCATGATGCACCTGCTCAACGGATCGGCCTTAGGCATTGTGGTTGCCCTCGTGCCGGGCGCGCTGTTGGGCGAATTGTTTAAGGCGCTCACGCCGTATTGCGAGCCGCTGGGCATGCTTACGCAAATGATCGGCGCCACCAACGCCATGGTCGGCATCGCCGTGGGCGTGGCCATCGGCTATATGTTTAAATTCACGCCGATTGAATCGATTTCGGTGGGGCTGGCTACCATGGCCGCCGGCGGAGCGGTGCGTTTTGCCGACGGCATCATCCAGCTCAAGGGTACGGGCGATATTTTCACCATGGTGTTCACTGCCGGTATTGCCGTCGGCCTGATTGTGCTGCTGCGCGGCAAGGTGCGCGGCTATGCGATTTTGGTGGTACCTGTGGTGAGCCTGTTTGTGGCGGGCGCGTTGGGGCGGCTGGCGTTTCCGTATTTCATCGCCTTTTCGCAGCTGCTGGGCTCGTGGATTGCCCACCTGCTCACGCTGGAGCAAACGCTGATGGCGGTGTTGATTGCCATCGCGTTTGCCTGCCTGATTGTGTCGCCGGTGTCATCCGTGGGTATTGCCACGGCGATTCATTTGGCTGGCGTGGGCTCGGGTGCAGCCAATTTGGGCATTTGCGCCTGTGCGTTTTCGCTGGCCGTGGCCGGGCGGCGGGTGAACCCGTTGGGCACTTGCGCGGCGCATTTTGTGGGTTCGCCCAAGCTTTCCATGCCCAATATCGTGGCTAAACCCAAGCTCTTGCTGCCGATTATGCTCAATGCTGCGCTGGCTGGGGTGCTGGCTTCGCTGTTTCAAATCCAAGGCACGGAATTTAGCGCGGGTTTCGGCATCAGCGGCCTCATCGGCCCGGTGAACCATTTGAAACTCGCCGGCTGGGGTGCGGGGCAGCTGGCGGTGTCGCTGCTGGTGTTTGTGATTGTGCCCGTGGCCGGGGCGTTTGCAGTGGACTGGCTGTTTGTGAATAAGCTTAAATGGATTGCGCCGGAAGATTACAAGATTGATGTGTCATGA
- a CDS encoding TrmH family RNA methyltransferase translates to MNTIESAQNPTLKHLAKLLRSARARRESGQAVLEGVHLLSAYLQAGGQVLQVYVPASKMQQPETARLLSQLSPERVVQTAGAALQKITSLSDAEEITALIALPPTEPFDAEADCVVLERIQDPGNIGTILRSAAAAGVGQVVLSADCADAWSPKVLRAGMGAHFALRLFVEPDLAAWRERCHVPLLATALHRNSVSLYDCDLRAPAAWLFGNEGAGVSETMLAAASRLVHIPMAVQTESLNVAMAATVCLFEQMRQRL, encoded by the coding sequence ATGAACACCATCGAATCCGCCCAAAACCCCACGCTCAAACATCTGGCCAAACTGCTGCGCAGTGCCCGTGCGCGCCGCGAGAGCGGGCAGGCTGTGCTGGAAGGGGTGCATTTGCTCTCCGCCTATTTGCAGGCTGGCGGGCAGGTGTTGCAAGTTTATGTGCCGGCAAGCAAAATGCAGCAGCCGGAAACCGCGCGGCTGCTCTCGCAGCTGTCACCCGAACGGGTGGTACAGACGGCGGGTGCGGCCTTGCAGAAAATCACCAGCCTCTCCGATGCCGAAGAAATCACCGCGCTGATTGCGCTGCCGCCTACTGAGCCGTTTGATGCTGAGGCCGATTGTGTGGTGTTGGAACGCATTCAAGACCCGGGCAATATCGGCACGATTCTGCGCAGCGCGGCAGCAGCGGGTGTGGGGCAGGTGGTGCTTTCCGCTGATTGTGCCGATGCGTGGTCGCCCAAGGTGTTACGCGCCGGCATGGGGGCACATTTCGCGCTGCGTTTATTTGTTGAGCCGGATTTGGCGGCGTGGCGGGAGCGATGCCATGTGCCGCTGCTGGCCACCGCGCTGCACCGCAATAGCGTGAGCCTGTACGATTGCGATTTGCGCGCGCCAGCCGCCTGGCTGTTTGGTAACGAAGGCGCGGGCGTGAGCGAAACTATGCTGGCTGCCGCCAGCCGCCTCGTGCATATTCCGATGGCGGTACAAACCGAATCGCTGAACGTGGCGATGGCGGCCACCGTTTGCTTGTTTGAGCAGATGCGGCAGCGGTTGTAG
- the coaBC gene encoding bifunctional phosphopantothenoylcysteine decarboxylase/phosphopantothenate--cysteine ligase CoaBC, translating into MPTKHILLGISGGIAAYKSCELVRLLRKQGHTVSVAMSRAAAGFISPQTFQALSGHTVWTDDTTDSADGMAHIHLSREADVFLIAPASANTLAKIAHGMADNLLSTLAAARACPLAVAPAMNVEMWCNPANLRNIAQLQADGITVFGPASGSQACGETGEGRMLEAAELAELLPDLWTPKLLAGKRVLLTAGATFEAIDPVRGITNLSSGRMGVALAQACRAAGAEVVLVAGQLQVALPAGVAMHNAHSAREMHEAVMREVGSCDVFISVAAVADYHVANRSAEKLKKDGSGTPPVIELAENPDILAAVARLPNAPFCVGFAAESHNVLEHARAKRLRKGVPLIVANHAVSAMGSGNNQVTLISDSAETALPEMGKRDTADAIVAEIARLLEKAT; encoded by the coding sequence ATGCCCACCAAACACATCCTGCTCGGCATCAGCGGCGGCATTGCTGCCTATAAATCCTGCGAACTCGTGCGCCTGCTCAGAAAACAGGGGCATACCGTGAGCGTGGCCATGAGCCGCGCCGCTGCCGGTTTCATTTCTCCGCAAACCTTCCAAGCCCTGAGCGGGCACACTGTGTGGACGGACGATACTACCGACTCCGCCGACGGCATGGCACACATTCACCTCAGCCGTGAGGCCGATGTATTCCTCATCGCTCCCGCCAGCGCCAACACCTTGGCTAAAATCGCCCACGGCATGGCCGACAACCTACTCTCCACCCTGGCCGCCGCCCGCGCCTGCCCGCTGGCCGTTGCCCCCGCCATGAACGTGGAAATGTGGTGCAACCCGGCCAACCTGCGTAACATCGCCCAACTGCAGGCCGACGGCATCACCGTGTTCGGCCCCGCCAGCGGCAGCCAGGCCTGTGGCGAAACCGGCGAAGGCCGCATGCTCGAAGCCGCTGAATTGGCCGAACTGCTGCCCGATTTGTGGACGCCCAAACTGCTGGCCGGCAAACGCGTGTTGCTCACGGCCGGCGCCACCTTTGAAGCCATCGATCCCGTGCGCGGCATCACCAATCTGTCCAGCGGCCGCATGGGTGTGGCGCTGGCGCAGGCCTGCCGTGCCGCCGGGGCGGAAGTGGTGCTGGTGGCCGGGCAGCTTCAGGTAGCCCTGCCCGCCGGGGTGGCCATGCACAATGCCCACAGCGCACGTGAAATGCACGAAGCTGTAATGCGGGAAGTAGGCAGCTGCGACGTATTCATCAGCGTGGCCGCCGTGGCTGACTACCACGTGGCCAACCGCAGCGCCGAAAAGCTGAAAAAAGACGGCAGCGGCACGCCGCCCGTTATCGAATTGGCCGAAAACCCAGACATCCTCGCCGCCGTGGCTCGGCTGCCCAACGCGCCCTTCTGCGTGGGTTTTGCCGCCGAAAGCCATAACGTGCTCGAGCACGCCCGCGCCAAACGGCTGCGCAAAGGCGTGCCGCTGATCGTGGCCAACCACGCCGTCAGCGCCATGGGCAGCGGCAACAACCAAGTAACACTCATCAGCGATTCAGCCGAAACCGCGCTACCGGAAATGGGCAAACGCGATACCGCTGATGCCATCGTGGCCGAAATCGCCCGCCTGCTGGAAAAGGCTACCTGA